A stretch of DNA from Gimesia chilikensis:
CCCTGGTCCTCAAAGATGTGGGACAGGCGGATGAACCCAACCTGGCAATCGTCGATTTCAGCAGCCCGTCCATCTTTGCCACGTTGAATCAACCGGTCCGCCTGGGCGTGACTCTGCACAATTTCAGTCCCCTGAATCGAGAGGCAGTGAATCTGCAATTGTATGTCGACGGTCAGCTGGTGAACCAGAAGCAGATTTCGCTCCCCGCGAATACCGACACGCAGGCCGAATTTACTCACCAGTTTACCCGGGTCGGCGACCATCGACTGGAAGTCCGTATTGGCGAGGATCAACTTCCCCTGGATAACCGTCGCTGGAAAGTCATGCCGGTCAAGAAAGAGATCAATGTTCTGCTCGTTAACGGCAGACAGTCGGGCGAAGCCATGGGACGGGCGACCGACTTCCTCGAGCTGGCGCTGTCCCCCTCGTTGCGGGAACAACCCTGGCAGGGAGCCATCAAACCCCAGGTGATCAGTGAAGGGGAGCTGGCCAACACCGAACTCGAACTCTACGACGCAGTCGTGATCAGCGATGTCGCGTTGTTTACCGACCATGAACGGGACCTGCTCAAAGGGTATGTCAAACGTGGTGGGGGTCTGATTGTCAGCCTGGGAGCACAGGTCGATGCAAACAACTACAACCAGACCCTCTTTCAAACCGGCTCCGGCCTGATGAATGTCAAGCTGCTGGATCGCCAGGGAGATGCGAAACAGAAATCGAAGATTTTTGAATTCGACCCGCTGCAGTACCAGCATCCCGTGATTGAGATCTTCAAAGGGAATCCGGATGCCGGCCTGGAAACGACCCAGATTTATGAATACGTGCAGACCGAAGTACCGGCGAATTCGAATACGCGTCTCGTGCTGAACTTTGACACAGGCGACCCCGCCGTGATTGAGAGCACGCTCGGTCGGGGTAAGATCCTGCTGATCACCACATCCCTCGACCGTCGCTGGGGCAGTTGGGCAGTCTGGCCCAGTTTCCCCCCGATGATGAATGAATTCGTACTCGATGTCGCGACGGGGAAATGGAGTCGCCGTGAATCACTGGTCGGGCAGCCCCTGGAAATTCTGGCCCGGGAAGATCAGCTCGCTTTGACACCCCGCATACAGGCTCCTGACCAGGCAGAGTATCCGCTGCGAAGTATTCTCGATCGGAATGCGGAATCCCGCATGATCACCTTCGATCAGACGCAGCTCTCCGGGATTTACGAGCTGGACTGGGGAGTGGCCTCGGCTGAAAAAATGCTGTTCGCTGTGAATGTCTCCCCACTGGAAAGCGACCTGGCCCACATCGGCCCCCAGGTAATCCCCCCGCATTATTTCCGCCGACCAGACAGCTTCGCTCCCCTGGCCGCGGAGTTGCCCGCGGAACGAACCACACAGACAGGGCTCGCCGAAAACCTGTTACTGACCGTGCTGGCCCTGATCGTGGTCGAACAGCTGCTCCTCTGGCGCTTCTCCGTGGGGGCGCTGACTTTTCTGGCAGTCATGTGCCTGGCCTGTCTGAGCCTGTTTTTTCAGAGTTGAGGCGTTCGGGGGCTATGTTCTCCCGGTCAGGTTTGTGATATACTCGCTGGTCCGGTTTCCATTTGTCACCCGCAACAAGAGAAAGCGTTTACAGCATGGGCTTGAATAAAAAACAGAAGAAACAGATCGACGTCGCTCGTCAGAAAATCCAGAAGCTGCGTCAGCGGTTGACCGGTGCCAAGGCGCAGATGGATGACCCCCAGGAAGTCGCCTCTCTGGAAAAAGAAATCGCCGACCAGGAAGAAATCATCAAAAAAGTTCAGGAAGGCAACTGAGCCCGCTGACTGACTAGAACATCTCGTCAACTGAAATCCGAAAACGTGTCCGCCGCCCATCCCCCTACGATCATTGTTGTCCATCCCAAAGAGCGCAAAAGTAAATGCTCGGTACAGCCGCTGCGCAAACGTGACGATTTCATTTTCTGGAAATTTCCCCGCAAGGAACCGGAAAAACTGACGACCTACGTCCGTCTCGGCATGGAAGGACCTGAGATCGGCAGGGACGATGCCGACCGCGGCTTGCTCGTACTGGATGGCACCTGGCGGCTGGCGGAAAAAATGGAAGGCGATTATGAGGAACTACCCGTTCGCAGTCTGCCTGTCTGGGAGACCGCGTATCCACGGGTTTCGAAACAGTTTGATGATCCGGGAGCAGGCCTTGCCACGATTGAAGCGATTTTTATCGCCTACCATCTGATGGGCTACGACACGACCGGTCTGCTTGACGAGTATTACTGGGCCGATGATTTTCTGAAACTCAATCACGATCGACTGGTTCAGAACGAACCCACCTGATCAGCAGTGGAGCCCTACCGGCTCCGAAAAGTCCGTCAGTGACTGATAGGTTTCGATGATCTCGCGAAGCTTCTCCCGATTGACAGGTTTGGTGGCATAATCGGTACAGCCTGCTGCGATACATTTTTCACGGTCGCCATTCATGGCGTGAGCCGTTAATGCAATAATGGGCAGCTTGTAGCCTTGCTCGCGCAGTTTTTGGGTTGCGCCGTATCCGTCCAGTACCGGCATCGACATGTCCATCAGAATCACATCGAAGGGCTGTCCCTGTTCGAGGGCATGCATCGCATAGCGAACCGCAATTTCCCCGTTCTCAGCCAGTTTGACTGCTGCGCCCTCTTTTCTGAGCAGCATGGAAATCAGCCGTTGGTTGTCTTCTCCATCTTCAGCCAGCAGCACAGAACAGCTTCGGTTAGCTGCCTGCACCGGTTTTGCGATCACGGGAGCCGGCTTGTGTGCAGCTGCTTCGAGCGCGTCCTGGGGATCATTGTAATATTCCAGAGACTCTGATTCGCCAATCTGAATCTGTAATGTGAATGTCGTGCCGACATCAGGAGTGCTTTGGCAGGTCAGATCACCGCCCAGCATTTTTGCCAGTCGCTTACTGATGGCCAGCCCCAGTCCGGTTCCTCCGAATTTCCGAGTCGTGGAAGAATCGGCCTGGACGAAAGGCTGGTACAATCCTGCAACCTGTTCCGCGTTCATTCCGATACCCGTATCGATGATTTTGAACTGCAGCAGCGGCTCAGGCGAATCCGGATTCAGGCACGATGTTTCCACCGAGACCTGGCCCCCATCGGGAGTAAACTTGATCGCGTTTCCGATGAGGTTGATCAGAATCTGTTTCAGTCGGGTGGGATCACTCTGGATCTGTTTAGGAATTTTGCCTGCAAATGTCAGGTTAAAGCTGATTTCCTGCAGCTCGGCACGCACCTGCATTAAGGACTGCACTTCCTGCAGTTTTTCGATCAGCGAGAAGGGAATCTTTTCGATATTCAGACTTCCCGATTCGATTTTCGAAAGATCCAGAATATCGTTGATCAGATCCAGCAGATAATTTCCGTTACGTTTGATGACTTCAATTAACTTGATGCTGCCCGGGCGTCCCCAGCTCTCTTCCATCAAAACATCAGTGTAACCCAGCACCGCCGTCATCGGCGTACGGATTTCGTGACTCATATTCGCCAGGAATTCACTCTTCGCGCGGGAAGCCGCTTCCGCATCCAGCGAAGCCTGACGCAGACTTGCTGCCTGCACCTCCAGCTCGCTGCGGGCCTGCTCCAGATTGTCCGTGCGGACCTCCAGTTCTTTCAACGCCTGGTCCCGTACCTGGGTCACCC
This window harbors:
- a CDS encoding DTW domain-containing protein; its protein translation is MSAAHPPTIIVVHPKERKSKCSVQPLRKRDDFIFWKFPRKEPEKLTTYVRLGMEGPEIGRDDADRGLLVLDGTWRLAEKMEGDYEELPVRSLPVWETAYPRVSKQFDDPGAGLATIEAIFIAYHLMGYDTTGLLDEYYWADDFLKLNHDRLVQNEPT
- a CDS encoding VWA domain-containing protein, with product MSQTLSQPLLAFGFASPWLLMGLLAAGVPVLIHLLHKRKFIETEWAAMKFLLAATKKYSRRVRFEQLLILLVRCLILLLLAVAFSRPYWSVKGAFFETAAPVHRILVIDTSFSMRWQNDGREKFASAKELAETLVSDSNTGDAFQLIQISSVSPQTLISRPSRQQAYVLDEISRLQPTEEYGDVTQALQSALEFLNQAQELAQKEVIVISDFQAKSWAPLEGEAGDARVLSLLEAISKKATLVLKDVGQADEPNLAIVDFSSPSIFATLNQPVRLGVTLHNFSPLNREAVNLQLYVDGQLVNQKQISLPANTDTQAEFTHQFTRVGDHRLEVRIGEDQLPLDNRRWKVMPVKKEINVLLVNGRQSGEAMGRATDFLELALSPSLREQPWQGAIKPQVISEGELANTELELYDAVVISDVALFTDHERDLLKGYVKRGGGLIVSLGAQVDANNYNQTLFQTGSGLMNVKLLDRQGDAKQKSKIFEFDPLQYQHPVIEIFKGNPDAGLETTQIYEYVQTEVPANSNTRLVLNFDTGDPAVIESTLGRGKILLITTSLDRRWGSWAVWPSFPPMMNEFVLDVATGKWSRRESLVGQPLEILAREDQLALTPRIQAPDQAEYPLRSILDRNAESRMITFDQTQLSGIYELDWGVASAEKMLFAVNVSPLESDLAHIGPQVIPPHYFRRPDSFAPLAAELPAERTTQTGLAENLLLTVLALIVVEQLLLWRFSVGALTFLAVMCLACLSLFFQS
- the amt gene encoding ammonium transporter; translation: MDLHQQIDIIWVLLCSIFVLFMQAGFCCLESGLSRSKNSIHVAIKNIVDVSLVGVLYWIFGFGLMFGTTTGGLIGTSHFPFINPGTNIFLSAFFLFQLMLCATAATIASGASAERMRFTAYLILAVVLGGVIYPVFGHWAWTSHFAGKAPGWLESLGFRDFSGSTVVHSIGAWAALASIMIIGPRTGRFDQDQEKTTRKFKGHNLTLATTGVFILWIGWFGFNGGSEFGFTAHVPQILINTFLASACGAITLLLWQFYQRKQIEIENILNGLLAALVASSASCDVVSPIAAAVIGIVAAIVMEAGSWFLEWRRLDDTIGVIPVHGFAGVWGTLAVALFIPAELLTRSRLELFCVQLLGCTICFIWCFSFCWVTLRVVSKFMRLRVTAEEEEIGLNMAEHGATTEMYDLLNSMERHIQGDSAPIEDLDEHSDVGLIARQYNRVTQVRDQALKELEVRTDNLEQARSELEVQAASLRQASLDAEAASRAKSEFLANMSHEIRTPMTAVLGYTDVLMEESWGRPGSIKLIEVIKRNGNYLLDLINDILDLSKIESGSLNIEKIPFSLIEKLQEVQSLMQVRAELQEISFNLTFAGKIPKQIQSDPTRLKQILINLIGNAIKFTPDGGQVSVETSCLNPDSPEPLLQFKIIDTGIGMNAEQVAGLYQPFVQADSSTTRKFGGTGLGLAISKRLAKMLGGDLTCQSTPDVGTTFTLQIQIGESESLEYYNDPQDALEAAAHKPAPVIAKPVQAANRSCSVLLAEDGEDNQRLISMLLRKEGAAVKLAENGEIAVRYAMHALEQGQPFDVILMDMSMPVLDGYGATQKLREQGYKLPIIALTAHAMNGDREKCIAAGCTDYATKPVNREKLREIIETYQSLTDFSEPVGLHC